In Xylanibacter ruminicola 23, a single genomic region encodes these proteins:
- the rplL gene encoding 50S ribosomal protein L7/L12, producing MADIKAIAEELVNLTVKEVNELATVLKDEYGIEPAAAAVAVAAGPAAAGAADAAEEKTSFDVVLKSAGAAKLQVVKAVKEACGLGLKEAKDLVDGAPATVKEGLSKEEAENLKKTIEAAGAEVELK from the coding sequence ATGGCAGATATTAAAGCTATTGCAGAAGAGTTGGTAAACCTTACTGTAAAAGAAGTTAATGAGTTGGCAACTGTCCTGAAGGACGAGTATGGAATTGAGCCCGCCGCTGCAGCTGTTGCTGTTGCCGCTGGTCCTGCTGCAGCTGGTGCTGCTGATGCAGCTGAGGAGAAGACTTCATTCGACGTAGTTCTGAAGTCAGCCGGTGCTGCTAAGCTGCAGGTTGTAAAGGCCGTTAAGGAGGCTTGTGGTCTTGGTCTGAAAGAGGCTAAGGATCTCGTAGACGGTGCTCCTGCTACCGTTAAGGAGGGTCTGAGCAAGGAAGAGGCTGAGAACCTGAAGAAGACCATCGAGGCCGCTGGTGCCGAGGTTGAGCTGAAGTAA
- the rplK gene encoding 50S ribosomal protein L11, which yields MAKEVAGLIKLQIKGGAANPSPPVGPALGSKGINIMGFCKEFNARTQDKAGKIIPVVITYYTDKSFSFELKTPPAAVQLKEAAKLKSGSAEPNRKKVAKVTWDQVRVIAEDKLKDLNCFTVESAMKLIAGTARSMGITVEGEFPGK from the coding sequence ATGGCTAAAGAAGTTGCTGGATTAATCAAATTACAGATTAAAGGTGGCGCTGCGAATCCCTCACCTCCAGTAGGACCTGCACTGGGTTCTAAGGGAATTAACATTATGGGATTCTGCAAAGAGTTCAACGCCAGAACCCAGGATAAGGCAGGAAAGATTATTCCTGTTGTTATCACCTACTACACTGACAAGTCATTCTCTTTCGAGCTGAAGACTCCTCCCGCAGCTGTACAGCTGAAGGAAGCTGCTAAGCTGAAGAGCGGTAGTGCTGAGCCAAACCGTAAGAAGGTAGCCAAGGTAACTTGGGATCAGGTTCGCGTTATTGCTGAGGACAAGCTGAAGGACTTGAACTGCTTTACCGTAGAGTCAGCTATGAAGCTGATCGCTGGTACAGCGCGTAGTATGGGTATCACTGTAGAAGGGGAGTTCCCTGGTAAATAA
- the rplJ gene encoding 50S ribosomal protein L10, protein MKKEVKDTIIVELGEKLKAYPHFYLVDLTGLDAAKTSELREKCFKNEIKLLVVKNTLLQKAFEASEIDFTPLYECLKGNTAVMFAQTANVPAKLIKEYKKEGIPALKGAYAEESFFVGADKLDELVAIKSKNELIAEVVALLQSPIKNVVSGLNAGGKVHGLLDAIAERNK, encoded by the coding sequence ATGAAAAAGGAAGTAAAAGATACTATCATTGTAGAACTTGGAGAGAAACTGAAGGCATATCCTCATTTCTATCTTGTTGACCTGACCGGTCTCGATGCCGCTAAGACATCAGAGCTCCGTGAGAAGTGCTTCAAGAATGAGATTAAGTTGCTGGTGGTGAAGAACACTCTTCTCCAGAAGGCATTTGAGGCTTCAGAGATTGATTTCACTCCACTTTATGAGTGCTTGAAGGGTAACACAGCTGTTATGTTCGCACAGACAGCTAACGTTCCTGCTAAGCTGATCAAGGAGTACAAGAAGGAAGGTATCCCCGCCCTGAAGGGTGCATATGCTGAGGAGAGCTTCTTCGTTGGTGCTGACAAGCTTGATGAGCTCGTAGCAATCAAGAGCAAGAACGAACTGATCGCCGAGGTTGTAGCTCTGCTGCAGTCTCCAATCAAGAATGTTGTTTCTGGCTTGAACGCTGGTGGCAAGGTTCACGGTCTGCTTGACGCTATCGCTGAGCGTAACAAATAA
- the rplA gene encoding 50S ribosomal protein L1 has protein sequence MSKLTKNQKLVADKVEAGKAYSLKEAAALVKEITTTKFDASVDIDVRLGVDPRKANQMVRGVVSLPNGTGKVTRVLALCTPDQEAAAKEAGADYVGLDEYIEKIKGGWTDVDVIITMPSCMGKLGPLGRVLGPRGLMPNPKSGTVTMDVAKAVKEVKQGKIDFKVDKAGIVHTSIGKINFTGDQIFENAKEFISTIIKLKPAAAKGTYIKSIFLSSTMSMGIKVDPKSVE, from the coding sequence ATGAGTAAACTGACAAAAAATCAAAAGTTGGTCGCTGATAAGGTTGAAGCAGGGAAAGCATACTCTTTGAAGGAAGCCGCCGCACTGGTGAAGGAAATTACCACCACTAAGTTCGACGCTTCAGTTGATATCGATGTACGCTTGGGCGTTGATCCACGTAAGGCTAACCAGATGGTTCGTGGCGTTGTATCGCTGCCAAACGGAACTGGTAAGGTTACACGTGTGCTCGCTCTCTGTACTCCTGATCAGGAGGCTGCTGCTAAGGAAGCAGGTGCCGACTACGTAGGTCTTGACGAGTATATCGAGAAGATCAAGGGTGGTTGGACAGATGTTGATGTTATCATCACAATGCCTTCTTGCATGGGTAAGCTCGGTCCTTTGGGCCGTGTGCTCGGTCCCCGCGGACTGATGCCAAACCCCAAGAGTGGTACTGTTACTATGGATGTTGCTAAGGCAGTTAAGGAAGTTAAGCAGGGTAAGATTGACTTTAAGGTTGATAAGGCAGGTATCGTGCACACATCAATTGGTAAGATCAACTTCACTGGTGATCAGATCTTTGAGAATGCTAAGGAGTTTATCTCTACCATTATCAAGCTGAAGCCCGCCGCTGCTAAGGGTACATACATTAAGAGTATCTTCCTCTCAAGCACTATGAGCATGGGTATCAAGGTAGATCCTAAATCAGTTGAATAA
- the nusG gene encoding transcription termination/antitermination protein NusG: MAQSGMKWYVLRAVSGKEAKVKEYLEALMKRDSFLQANVGQVLLPTEKYAQLRNGKRVVKEKLFLPGYVLVEANLQGEMAHTLRFMPNVLGFLGGLDNPTPVKQSDINRILGTAEETEIKSEEIGVPYAVDEAVKVTDGPFSGFSGIIEEVNAEKHKLKVMVKIFGRKTPLELGYNQVEKE, translated from the coding sequence ATGGCTCAGTCAGGAATGAAATGGTACGTACTTCGCGCTGTTAGCGGTAAAGAGGCCAAGGTAAAGGAATACCTTGAGGCCTTGATGAAGCGTGACTCTTTCCTCCAAGCAAACGTTGGTCAGGTGTTACTGCCTACCGAGAAATATGCTCAGCTGCGTAATGGTAAGCGTGTGGTTAAGGAGAAGCTGTTCTTGCCAGGTTATGTGTTGGTAGAGGCCAACCTTCAGGGTGAGATGGCTCACACACTGCGCTTTATGCCTAATGTGTTAGGCTTCTTGGGCGGTTTGGATAATCCAACCCCTGTAAAGCAGAGTGATATTAACAGAATCCTTGGTACTGCCGAGGAGACGGAGATAAAGAGTGAAGAGATTGGTGTACCTTATGCTGTGGATGAAGCAGTTAAGGTAACAGATGGACCTTTCAGCGGATTCAGCGGAATTATCGAAGAGGTGAATGCCGAGAAACACAAGCTGAAAGTTATGGTTAAGATTTTCGGTCGCAAGACTCCTCTGGAGCTTGGATATAATCAGGTAGAAAAGGAATAG